The nucleotide window TCGATGCCGCCTTCCTTCACCTCGGTCACTTCGCAGGTGACGATCGCGCCCTTCTTCAGGTCGCCCGCCTCCGCGAAGGGGTCGCCGGCAAGCTGCTTGATGCCGAGCGAGATGCGCTCCTTGTCGACGTCGACGTCGAGAACGACCGCCTTGACCACTTCGCCCTTGCGGAACTCCTCGATGACCTGCTCGCCGGGACGGTTCCAGTCGAGATCCGACAGGTGAACCATGCCGTCGACATCGCCGTCGAGGCCGAGGAACAGGCCGAACTCGGTCTTGTTCTTGACCTCGCCTTCGACGACGGACCCGATCGGGTACTTGTCGACGAAGCTCTCCCACGGATTGGACAGGGTCTGCTTCAGACCGAGGGAGATGCGGCGCTTCACCGGATCCACCTCGAGGATCATCACTTCCACTTCCTGCGAGGTGGAGACGATCTTGCCGGGGTGAACGTTCTTCTTGGTCCACGACATCTCGGAGACGTGGATCAGGCCTTCGATGCCCGGCTCCAGCTCCACGAAGGCGCCGTAGTCGGTGATGTTGGTCACGCGGCCGGTGAAGCGAGCCTCGACCGGATACTTGGCCTCGATGCCCTCCCACGGGTCGGACAGCAGCTGCTTCATGCCGAGCGAGATGCGGTGCGTCTCGTGATTGACGCGGATGATCTGCACGCGGACGGTCTGGCCGATCGTGAGGATCTCGGACGGATGGTTGACGCGACGCCACGCCATGTCGGTGACATGGAGCAGGCCGTCGATGCCGCCGAGGTCGACGAACGCACCGTAATCGGTGATGTTCTTGACCACGCCCTCGATGATCTGGCCCTCTTCCAGGCTCTGCACCAGCTCCGAACGCTGCTCGGCGCGGGTTTCCTCGAGAACGACGCGGCGCGACACGACGATGTTGCCGCGGCGCTTGTCCATCTTGAGGATCTGGAAGGGCTGCGCGGTGTGCATCAGCGGACCGACGTCGCGCACCGGGCGGATATCGACCTGGCTGCGCGGCAGGAACGCCACGGCGCCGTCGAGGTCGACGGTGAAGCCGCCCTTGACCTGATTGAAGATCTGGCCGGTGACCTTCTCGCCCTTGGTGAAGGCGACTTCGAGGCGCACCCAGCTCTCTTCGCGCCGCGCCTTCTCGCGCGACAGCACGGCCTCTCCGAGGGCGTTCTCGACGCGCTCCAGATAGACTTCGACTTCGTCGCCCACATTGAGCGCCCCGTCACGGGCGCGGGCTCCGAACTCCTTCAGGGCAACACGCCCTTCGACCTTCAAGCCGACGTCGATGACGGCGAGGTCCTTTTCGATTGCAACGACGATGCCCTTGATCACGGACCCTTCGTGCATCTCCGACTTGGAGAGAGACTCGTCGAGAAGCGCGGCAAAATCGTCGCGCGTGGGATTGAGCGAGGCCATTCAGACTCCTGAGCGTGCCGACGGTTCGAGTGGTTCGGACCGATCCGTCCAGCCCGGCCCCTTGGGGCTTCCGCCCTGTCATGAACGGGCGGGTCGGCACATGCGGGCTGACGGATTCGTAAGCTGCCTCCGGGCGTCCGCTTCTGCGTCCCCATGGGGCGGGCCTGCCGGCGCGTCCCGACAGGCATCGCGAAGACTTACGAAAACCGCCGTTTAAGCCCGGCTTACATAGCCGCAAGGGCCGTCATCCACAAGAGGATCTCGCCGGTTTCCGCCCTTTTTGCGCGTCCCCGCGCCACTTTTCGCGCGTTCCGAAGGAGGTCGACGATGCCGCTCCGGCCCGCCGGCGCATCACGCCGCCGCGCGGATGTCCTCCAGAAAGCGGCCGACCCGCTCCCGGAGCAGCTCCGACTGTGTCGAGAGTTCGGACGAGGCCGCCAGAACCTGATTGGCCGCGGCGCCTGTGCCTTCGGCCGCCTGGGCAACGCCGCTCATGTTGGACGTGACCTCATAGGTGCCCGAAGCCGCCTGGTCGACGTTCTGGACGATCTCGCCGGTCGCCGAATGCTGCTCGTCCACCGCGAGAGCGATCTCGTTCGCCACGGCGTTCATCTTCTCGATGGTGACGCGGATGCCGTCGATCGCCTGCACTGCATCGGCGGTCGAGTGCTGGATGTCGCCGATCTGGCGGGCGATGTCGCTCGTCGCCTTCGATGTCTGGGACGCCAGCGTCTTGACCTCGGCGGCGACGACCGCGAAGCCCCTGCCGGCCTCTCCTGCGCGCGCGGCTTCGATGGTGGCATTGAGCGCCAGCAGGTTGGTCTGGGCGGCGATGGCGTTGATGAGATCGACGATGGCGCCGATCCGCGAGGTCGCCTCGGCGAGATCGCGCACGATGGCGGCCGCGTCCCCGGCCTCGCGCACCGCGTCGCCGGACATGCGGGTCGAGGTTTCGATGCGCCGGCCGATGCCGTCGATCGAGGAGCCGAGCTGGGTAGCGAAGGCGGCGACCGACCGCACATTGGCCGAGGCCTGCTCGGCCGCCGCCGACACCGCCGTCGATTGATAGGCGGTTTCGTTCGCCGACTGGGAGAGCTGTTCCGCGGTCGATTGCAGTTTCGTCGCCGCGGAGGAAACGGTGCCGACGATCCCGCCGATGGCGGCGTCGAAACCGTCGGCGAGGTCGCGGGTCGCCTGCCGGCGCTGCCTCTCGGCCTCGGCCCGGGCCCGTTCCGCCTCGGCCTCCAGCGCGGCGTTGCGCACCATGCCGTCCTTGAACACGAGCACGGCCCCCGCCATGCGGCCGATCTCGTCGCCACGGTCGGTGTCGGGCACTTCGGTGGAAAGGTCATTGTCGGCGAGCCGCAGCATCGCCCCGGTCATCCGCTTCAGAGGGCGCAGCACGCGACGCCAGATCACGACGAAACTCGCAACCGCGACGACGAGCCCGACCACCATGGCTCCGACCGCCCAGAGGAAGGAGGTGCGGGCCTCGCCGGCGCTGGTGCGCGCCTGGTCCAGCGCCGCGTCCATGAAGGCGCTGGCGAGCGCGACAAGCGGAACGAAGGCTTTGTCGGCCTCGGCGCGATATTCCGCCAGCGAATAACCGGAGGCGCCGTTGCGGAGGTTTGCGATGAGCTGCGACTGGCGGGCGGCGAATTGTCCGCCGATAAAGCCCTTCTCGACCGCACCGGCCTTCTCGGCGAAGATCTTCGGCGTGCCCGGCGCGGTGGCGAATTCCTTGACCTGCGCCCAGAGCGTGGCGGTGCGGATCTGGGCGATCTGCGCCTTCTGCGATTCGATCGGGCTGAAGGCGCGCGCCTCGGAAAGCGCGGTGATGATCGCGAGCGCGATCTCGCCGCCGCTGGCGTGCACCTGCCACGTCAGGGTCTTGGCGCGTACATAGTTGCCCGCCACGGCATCGAGATTGCGCAAGGCGGCTTCGAGCGTGTCGGACGCGCGCTCGATGGCCTTCAGGAAATCGCCGGTTTCCGGCATGAAGCGGATGAGGAGCTGGGGGTTGCGCGTCTCGACGGAGACCGCGAGCGCGGCATCGACCGCCTTCCGCCGCTCGAGATGCGTCCGGTAGATCACCTCCAGCGACTTCGCCGCCTTCCGCCAGTCCGGCGCGTAGGGCAGGTCGATATTGGCCGAGACGATCCGCATGACGTC belongs to Pseudoxanthobacter soli DSM 19599 and includes:
- the rpsA gene encoding 30S ribosomal protein S1, with the translated sequence MASLNPTRDDFAALLDESLSKSEMHEGSVIKGIVVAIEKDLAVIDVGLKVEGRVALKEFGARARDGALNVGDEVEVYLERVENALGEAVLSREKARREESWVRLEVAFTKGEKVTGQIFNQVKGGFTVDLDGAVAFLPRSQVDIRPVRDVGPLMHTAQPFQILKMDKRRGNIVVSRRVVLEETRAEQRSELVQSLEEGQIIEGVVKNITDYGAFVDLGGIDGLLHVTDMAWRRVNHPSEILTIGQTVRVQIIRVNHETHRISLGMKQLLSDPWEGIEAKYPVEARFTGRVTNITDYGAFVELEPGIEGLIHVSEMSWTKKNVHPGKIVSTSQEVEVMILEVDPVKRRISLGLKQTLSNPWESFVDKYPIGSVVEGEVKNKTEFGLFLGLDGDVDGMVHLSDLDWNRPGEQVIEEFRKGEVVKAVVLDVDVDKERISLGIKQLAGDPFAEAGDLKKGAIVTCEVTEVKEGGIEVKLLGTDLTSFIRRSDLARDRADQRPERFAVGDKVDARILQFDRRARKVQVSIKALEIAEEKEAVAQFGSSDSGASLGDILGAALRARQDGDKD
- a CDS encoding methyl-accepting chemotaxis protein, with translation MSKPHAVSISIAATLTALIAVMSLIVVLACGYVAWEQYRQYKFANVVGQMAEVEKQLFHALQTFRSERNATAAALALPPAEAAAAAATFAADRKELDDVMRIVSANIDLPYAPDWRKAAKSLEVIYRTHLERRKAVDAALAVSVETRNPQLLIRFMPETGDFLKAIERASDTLEAALRNLDAVAGNYVRAKTLTWQVHASGGEIALAIITALSEARAFSPIESQKAQIAQIRTATLWAQVKEFATAPGTPKIFAEKAGAVEKGFIGGQFAARQSQLIANLRNGASGYSLAEYRAEADKAFVPLVALASAFMDAALDQARTSAGEARTSFLWAVGAMVVGLVVAVASFVVIWRRVLRPLKRMTGAMLRLADNDLSTEVPDTDRGDEIGRMAGAVLVFKDGMVRNAALEAEAERARAEAERQRRQATRDLADGFDAAIGGIVGTVSSAATKLQSTAEQLSQSANETAYQSTAVSAAAEQASANVRSVAAFATQLGSSIDGIGRRIETSTRMSGDAVREAGDAAAIVRDLAEATSRIGAIVDLINAIAAQTNLLALNATIEAARAGEAGRGFAVVAAEVKTLASQTSKATSDIARQIGDIQHSTADAVQAIDGIRVTIEKMNAVANEIALAVDEQHSATGEIVQNVDQAASGTYEVTSNMSGVAQAAEGTGAAANQVLAASSELSTQSELLRERVGRFLEDIRAAA